One Castanea sativa cultivar Marrone di Chiusa Pesio chromosome 4, ASM4071231v1 DNA window includes the following coding sequences:
- the LOC142630656 gene encoding protein NRT1/ PTR FAMILY 3.1-like isoform X1, whose protein sequence is MELLDRENMANVEKQENIEAESLIKRKKKKKLGGLKTMPFILANEICDRFAHTGFHANMITYLTQELNLPLVKAANTLTNFDGAANFAPLFGALISDSFAGRFSTIIAGSIIYELGLISLTISVVLPRFHPPKCPTQENCKEASTLQIWVLYISLLLTSLGSGCIRPCVVTFAADQIDMTKSGVAARSWNLFTWYYFSMGMATLAALTLVVYVQDNVGWGWGLAIPTIAMALSILAFLVGSPLYNRIKPEGSPLVRLAQVIVAAVRKRKEVVPADPALLYENRELDAAISLNERLLHTNQFKWFDKAAIVTGNDATDSNTPNLWRIATVHRVEELKSIIRMFPIWAAGILVFASSSNSRSFTIQQARTMDRHLSHSFQFPPASLAIFGVISLLSGLVLYERLFVPFARRFTRNPSGITYLQRIGIGLVINILATVVASVVEIKRKAVAAEHNLLDDPKAIIPISVFWLAPQFSLHGTAEVFAFVGLLEFLYDQSPESMRSTAAALYWIAISVGDYVGTLIVSLIHKYSGKKSNWLPDRNLNRGRLENYYWLVTATQVINLLYYVICSWLYTYKTLEEVSEICEEVEELAGDKIPSIILDCRNGHGEVELGRNELA, encoded by the exons ATGGAGCTATTGGACAGAGAGAACATGGCCAATGTTGAGAAGCAGGAGAACATAGAGGCTGAAAGTTTAatcaaaaggaagaagaagaagaagcttggAGGACTCAAAACAATGCCATTTATCCTTG CAAATGAAATATGTGACAGATTTGCGCATACTGGTTTTCATGCCAACATGATAACGTACTTGACACAAGAGCTTAACCTGCCGCTGGTAAAGGCTGCCAACACACTGACCAACTTCGATGGAGCTGCCAATTTCGCGCCATTGTTTGGTGCTTTAATTTCCGACTCCTTTGCTGGGCGGTTTTCGACCATCATCGCTGGTTCTATTATCTATGAACTG GGATTGATTAGCCTCACCATATCAGTAGTACTGCCAAGGTTCCACCCTCCAAAATGTCCAACTCAAGAGAACTGCAAGGAAGCCTCAACCTTGCAGATTTGGGTCCTCTACATCTCTCTGCTTCTTACATCTCTTGGCTCAGGTTGCATTAGGCCTTGTGTTGTTACCTTTGCTGCAGACCAAATTGACATGACCAAATCAGGTGTAGCAGCTCGAAGTTGGAATTTGTTTACTTGGTACTACTTTAGCATGGGAATGGCAACACTAGCTGCCCTAACTTTAGTGGTTTACGTCCAAGATAATGTAGGTTGGGGCTGGGGTCTTGCAATTCCAACCATAGCCATGGCCTTGTCAATTTTAGCCTTTTTGGTGGGTTCACCTCTCTACAATAGAATCAAACCTGAGGGTAGTCCCTTGGTTAGATTGGCTCAAGTAATTGTTGCAGCTGTGAGGAAGAGGAAAGAAGTAGTACCAGCAGACCCAGCTCTCTTGTATGAAAATAGAGAGCTCGATGCTGCTATTTCTTTGAATGAAAGGCTTTTACACACAAATCAATTCAA GTGGTTTGATAAAGCTGCAATAGTAACAGGTAACGATGCAACAGACTCAAACACACCAAATTTATGGAGGATTGCCACTGTCCATCGAGTTGAGGAATTAAAATCCATTATCCGTATGTTTCCCATATGGGCAGCCGGAATTTTAGTTTTTGCCTCATCTTCAAACTCGCGAAGCTTCACCATTCAACAAGCTCGCACTATGGATCGTCACCTGTCTCACTCCTTCCAATTTCCTCCAGCCTCCTTGGCCATCTTTGGTGTCATATCCTTGCTCAGTGGCCTTGTTCTATATGAACGTCTCTTTGTACCCTTTGCTCGCCGATTCACTAGAAACCCATCGGGCATCACATACCTACAAAGAATTGGCATAGGCCTTGTGATTAACATTCTTGCAACAGTTGTTGCATCAGTTGTTGAGATCAAGAGAAAAGCAGTGGCTGCTGAACACAACTTATTGGATGATCCAAAAGCAATTATCCCTATAAGTGTTTTTTGGTTGGCACCTCAGTTCAGCCTACATGGGACGGCTGAAGTTTTTGCGTTTGTTGGGCTCTTGGAATTTCTTTATGATCAATCACCTGAAAGCATGAGAAGCACTGCTGCAGCTCTCTACTGGATTGCGATATCAGTGGGAGACTATGTAGGCACACTGATCGTATCACTAATTCATAAGTATTCGGGCAAAAAAAGCAACTGGCTACCTGATAGGAACCTTAATAGGGGAAGATTGGAAAACTACTACTGGCTTGTTACTGCCACCCAAGTAATAAATCTCTTATATTATGTAATATGTAGTTGGCTTTATACTTATAAGACATTGGAAGAGGTTAGTGAAATTTGCGAGGAAGTTGAAGAACTAGCTGGAGATAAAATACCATCTATTATTTTAGATTGTAGGAATGGCCATGGAGAGGTGGAGCTTGGAAGAAATGAGTTAGCTTAG
- the LOC142630656 gene encoding protein NRT1/ PTR FAMILY 3.1-like isoform X2 has product MITYLTQELNLPLVKAANTLTNFDGAANFAPLFGALISDSFAGRFSTIIAGSIIYELGLISLTISVVLPRFHPPKCPTQENCKEASTLQIWVLYISLLLTSLGSGCIRPCVVTFAADQIDMTKSGVAARSWNLFTWYYFSMGMATLAALTLVVYVQDNVGWGWGLAIPTIAMALSILAFLVGSPLYNRIKPEGSPLVRLAQVIVAAVRKRKEVVPADPALLYENRELDAAISLNERLLHTNQFKWFDKAAIVTGNDATDSNTPNLWRIATVHRVEELKSIIRMFPIWAAGILVFASSSNSRSFTIQQARTMDRHLSHSFQFPPASLAIFGVISLLSGLVLYERLFVPFARRFTRNPSGITYLQRIGIGLVINILATVVASVVEIKRKAVAAEHNLLDDPKAIIPISVFWLAPQFSLHGTAEVFAFVGLLEFLYDQSPESMRSTAAALYWIAISVGDYVGTLIVSLIHKYSGKKSNWLPDRNLNRGRLENYYWLVTATQVINLLYYVICSWLYTYKTLEEVSEICEEVEELAGDKIPSIILDCRNGHGEVELGRNELA; this is encoded by the exons ATGATAACGTACTTGACACAAGAGCTTAACCTGCCGCTGGTAAAGGCTGCCAACACACTGACCAACTTCGATGGAGCTGCCAATTTCGCGCCATTGTTTGGTGCTTTAATTTCCGACTCCTTTGCTGGGCGGTTTTCGACCATCATCGCTGGTTCTATTATCTATGAACTG GGATTGATTAGCCTCACCATATCAGTAGTACTGCCAAGGTTCCACCCTCCAAAATGTCCAACTCAAGAGAACTGCAAGGAAGCCTCAACCTTGCAGATTTGGGTCCTCTACATCTCTCTGCTTCTTACATCTCTTGGCTCAGGTTGCATTAGGCCTTGTGTTGTTACCTTTGCTGCAGACCAAATTGACATGACCAAATCAGGTGTAGCAGCTCGAAGTTGGAATTTGTTTACTTGGTACTACTTTAGCATGGGAATGGCAACACTAGCTGCCCTAACTTTAGTGGTTTACGTCCAAGATAATGTAGGTTGGGGCTGGGGTCTTGCAATTCCAACCATAGCCATGGCCTTGTCAATTTTAGCCTTTTTGGTGGGTTCACCTCTCTACAATAGAATCAAACCTGAGGGTAGTCCCTTGGTTAGATTGGCTCAAGTAATTGTTGCAGCTGTGAGGAAGAGGAAAGAAGTAGTACCAGCAGACCCAGCTCTCTTGTATGAAAATAGAGAGCTCGATGCTGCTATTTCTTTGAATGAAAGGCTTTTACACACAAATCAATTCAA GTGGTTTGATAAAGCTGCAATAGTAACAGGTAACGATGCAACAGACTCAAACACACCAAATTTATGGAGGATTGCCACTGTCCATCGAGTTGAGGAATTAAAATCCATTATCCGTATGTTTCCCATATGGGCAGCCGGAATTTTAGTTTTTGCCTCATCTTCAAACTCGCGAAGCTTCACCATTCAACAAGCTCGCACTATGGATCGTCACCTGTCTCACTCCTTCCAATTTCCTCCAGCCTCCTTGGCCATCTTTGGTGTCATATCCTTGCTCAGTGGCCTTGTTCTATATGAACGTCTCTTTGTACCCTTTGCTCGCCGATTCACTAGAAACCCATCGGGCATCACATACCTACAAAGAATTGGCATAGGCCTTGTGATTAACATTCTTGCAACAGTTGTTGCATCAGTTGTTGAGATCAAGAGAAAAGCAGTGGCTGCTGAACACAACTTATTGGATGATCCAAAAGCAATTATCCCTATAAGTGTTTTTTGGTTGGCACCTCAGTTCAGCCTACATGGGACGGCTGAAGTTTTTGCGTTTGTTGGGCTCTTGGAATTTCTTTATGATCAATCACCTGAAAGCATGAGAAGCACTGCTGCAGCTCTCTACTGGATTGCGATATCAGTGGGAGACTATGTAGGCACACTGATCGTATCACTAATTCATAAGTATTCGGGCAAAAAAAGCAACTGGCTACCTGATAGGAACCTTAATAGGGGAAGATTGGAAAACTACTACTGGCTTGTTACTGCCACCCAAGTAATAAATCTCTTATATTATGTAATATGTAGTTGGCTTTATACTTATAAGACATTGGAAGAGGTTAGTGAAATTTGCGAGGAAGTTGAAGAACTAGCTGGAGATAAAATACCATCTATTATTTTAGATTGTAGGAATGGCCATGGAGAGGTGGAGCTTGGAAGAAATGAGTTAGCTTAG